The stretch of DNA CTTCTGCGCGGAGAAGGTCTGAGCCCATATGTTTCAGATGCAGATCCTCATGATCTTGCAAAAGTAGGAATTTCCAGAGCTACACAGGAAGGAGCAGAGAAAACCGCAAGAGCGGTAAATGAATTTGTAAAGAAATCATATGAAATTCTCAACAATCATCCTGTAAACATCAAAAGAAAGATGGAGGGCAAACTCCCTGCAAACATACTGCTGCCGAGAGGAGCAGGAATGTTTCCGGACATTGAACCGTTTGAAAAGAAATACGGTATGACTGGATCATGCGTTGCGGGTGTATCATTGATAAGAGGAATAGGCAGGATCTGCGGGCTTGAAATCATCGAACCCACTCTCTGCACAGGAGGCCTTTCCACGAACATGGAAGCTAAAGCAAAGGCAGCCTTGACAGAACTGGAAAAGAAAGACTTCGTTCTTATGAATGTCAAAGCTTCTGACATAAGCTCACATGACGGAGCGGCAATGAAGAAAGTCGAAGTCGTTGAACGCCTCGATAAGATGGCTGGATACATCAAAGAGAATCTTCCGCCGGGAGCTATTGTAGTATTTACAGCAGATCACTGTACCCCAGTTGAAAGAATGGATCACTCAGGAGATCCTGTACCATTATGCATCTACTCGGAAAACAGCCTGAAAGATGAAGCTACAGAATTCAATGAAGTTTCATGTACCCGCGGCTGTCTGGGAAGAGTACTGGGAAAGAATCTGATGTCTATCCTCATAGACAAAGCAGACCGCTCAGAGAAATTCGGAGCATAAACATTAGGCTTTCAAGCCGCGGAGGTAATGCCCCGCGGTTATTGAGCCGCATCTCTTTTTTAATTTATCTTTAGCATTAATATCTCTTTGTTTGAAAGCTTTGGCAACTGCTGCAGCTAATTCAGGCTGTCTGTATCTTAGATCCAGTCCATACGAATCTATGCCCATCGTATCAATCTCATCCAGAAAATCAAGCAGGAATAAGTCAGAAGAATTCATGATGTGGGCCCAGCCGTATGGATCTCTTACAACAGGGAATCTCTTTCCTAAACCGTCAACTAAATTTCCTTCTCTCAGACTAGGATCTTTAGTAACCATCATTTCAACTCTGCCGAAAACCATGACTTCAAGTT from Candidatus Methanomassiliicoccus intestinalis Issoire-Mx1 encodes:
- a CDS encoding 2,3-bisphosphoglycerate-independent phosphoglycerate mutase, with translation MIKMDSGKKILIVVMDGLGDRAVKELDYKTPLQYANTPNLDWFAKNGSTGIMDTIGPGIRPGSDTSHLAILGYDPFKVYTGRGPFEAAGVGLVGQSGDVAFRCNFATVDSSMNVTDRRAGRIKEPDTTELVKALKDLKIGDVDCIVKEATEHRAVLLLRGEGLSPYVSDADPHDLAKVGISRATQEGAEKTARAVNEFVKKSYEILNNHPVNIKRKMEGKLPANILLPRGAGMFPDIEPFEKKYGMTGSCVAGVSLIRGIGRICGLEIIEPTLCTGGLSTNMEAKAKAALTELEKKDFVLMNVKASDISSHDGAAMKKVEVVERLDKMAGYIKENLPPGAIVVFTADHCTPVERMDHSGDPVPLCIYSENSLKDEATEFNEVSCTRGCLGRVLGKNLMSILIDKADRSEKFGA